A stretch of Eleutherodactylus coqui strain aEleCoq1 chromosome 2, aEleCoq1.hap1, whole genome shotgun sequence DNA encodes these proteins:
- the OAZ2 gene encoding LOW QUALITY PROTEIN: ornithine decarboxylase antizyme 2 (The sequence of the model RefSeq protein was modified relative to this genomic sequence to represent the inferred CDS: deleted 1 base in 1 codon), whose product MVVYFWTVDLGKHRSSILPLSSNPQLQCCRHLIPGPLWCSDAPHPLLKIPGGRGDSRDPALPAVIYKDEKLTVSQDLPGNDGKPHLVHFQYKVTEVKHSSWKAMLSNQSLFVEIPEGILADGSKEGLLALLEFAEEKMKVRYVFICFRKSREDRGPLLKTFSFLGFEIVRPGHPCVPARPEVLFMVYTLDQSSSDEE is encoded by the exons ATGGTAGTATACTTTTGGACTGTAGATTTAGGTaaacatagaag tAGTATTTTACCTTTGAGTAGCAATCCTCAGCTCCAGTGCTGCAGGCACCTCATTCCCGGGCCTCTGTGGTGCTCC GATGCCCCTCACCCACTGTTGAAGATCCCCGGTGGGCGAGGGGACAGCAGGGATCCTGCACTCCCAGCTGTGATTTATAAG GACGAGAAGCTTACGGTTTCTCAGGATCTCCCGGGGAATGATGGGAAGCCCCACCTCGTCCATTTCCAATATAAGGTCACTGAGGTGAAACATTCCTCATGGAAGGCCATGCTGTCGAATCAGAGCCTCTTTGTGGAAATACCTGAGGGCATCTTAGCTGATGGGAGCAAAGAGGG ATTGCTGGCTCTACTTGAGTTTGCAGAAGAAAAGATGAAAGTTAGATATGTCTTTATCTGCTTCAGAAAGAGTCGAGAAGACAGAG GTCCACTCCTCAAGACGTTCAGTTTTCTGGGTTTTGAGATTGTGCGCCCTGGGCACCCCTGTGTTCCTGCACGTCCAGAAGTTCTGTTTATGGTGTACACTCTTGACCAGAGCTCATCGGATGAGGAATAA